In Acipenser ruthenus chromosome 25, fAciRut3.2 maternal haplotype, whole genome shotgun sequence, the sequence atatatatatatatatatatatatatatatatatatgtatatatatatatatatatatatatatatgtatatacttttttttttaatgaattcccCATCCAGACGCAAACTCTGTTGTCCACAGCAGAATCCCAGGTCGCTACCCTCCTGCCATTGATGCCCCTGCAACAACGCTTAAAGATATCCAACCCCTTAGTGAGGGAAACTATGTGTAGATACTCCTGCGGCTGGTTTCATCAGGTAGCCCAGCATCaatgctaatcggggtctgtgaaaccaaccactGCAGACCTGGAAGTGCCTGGAGCCTTTTTCACCGGACCAATCTACAACTTACAAAACAGTACCTTGAGCCAAGTTTGGATGAAACAAACCAGAAATTTGAGaatgttttagttattattaaGTCACTGTTTACATTTGGCAATGGCTATGGAACTTTATTATGAAGTTTGTGTCCAATTCCATGTAAATGTTGTACAGATAGCTGGCAAGACTTTCTGATGATCAGACAGCACAGATGCGAATCACAGTACCTCTACTAAAATACAGCGAATATGTATCAAATATGtaacatcagggatggaaataagactcccattgcatcacagtttaatccattcctggttttactatgagtttaatcttAACACTTTgtaatcaagcttgcagtaaaatatggaatgggtgaaactgatatgcaataggagtcttatttccatcccttaacatttacaaaatcaaCACTAATGCCTTCAGAGGGCAGGGAAAAGACAATTCTCATATTCCACAGGTATTTGAAACATTGCGTTGTCAGACCATATCACAGTGAACTCTCAGAGATCTGCTCGGACAGCAGTTGCTAACCTGACTCACTGTGCACACGAGGAGCAGAGGGCTGTCACACAGCAGAGATACTGCAAGAAATAAAAAGAGTTTTAGACTTTACACTGCCGAGTGCATCTGGCCCAGGGTGTCTGCTATTACCCAGTATGGCAAATTAATTGATCGTTAATGAATAATTCAGTCTCATTTCATGTCACAAATACAACTAATTAAACGCTTTAAAAGCACCGCTTAAGAAAGCGACCATGCTAAGCATCGTTCCCCTGCACTAAGTGGAGTGTGCTGTTGAAATTTGCTAGTCTTCTTCTTCAAGGTTGTTGAATAGGACAGAAGCGATGGGTATGAAATGCATTGGGGGCTCATTATACTTTCAAATCGAATCAGTGAAGAAGCTTCTGAAGTACAGCAAAGGCGACCCAGATCTTACAACTAAAGCCTTGCACTAGTTGTCCTTCAACACATCTTAAGAAAACCAACGTTTGCCAACATTTTCATTCTGCTCTGGCCTTGTTGctcaaatacagttttttttccccaatgtaTAAGTCTGTGTTGAGCTGCTCTTGGGTTCAAGCTGCTTGCCATAGACATGTAACATAGACTAGATCAGACAGTGTCTCTCTATCTATAAGtgagagccagcaccatctagtggccTGGCCCTTTGGCTCCCATTTCCTTTTGATTTGCTGgcagtgcactagatggtgctggcccTGTTAATGTAGGCCACATTACAGCGGGTTGAGTTATTAAGAGCTTAGTAACAGCTTAATAACAGTTTAATGACACCTTGCAAGTGTAAAGCTTCATATCAAGTCATTGTAAGAGTCCTTATAAATGCCTTTGTTTTTATAACACTGCATGCTGTACCCAGTGTTTGTTACTACTAACGGTCTACTTCATTTTTATTAAGAGGAAATGAAATACAATACACTCTGTAATATATGCGTCCCTCCATCCCCTGTAATAATAAACACTTAGTATATACCTGTATTGTAAATCCTTCATTCAATTACAGTTACATTGTTGCTTCtgatgtattatgtttttttaagatATTTGTATCAGTTAAATATGTACATTGTGTATGTCACTTTTTACATTCTAAACTATAATATCGATTAAAAGAATAAACATTGCGGTGGAGCTTCCTAGTTTATGTTGGCAGGGTGCTTGTAATGTAAACTATGTTTCAAGGGCTGGATATTAACAACAGAGCAACTTTTACACTTGAGTTGACTGTAAGTCATTCTAAGCCGTTGTGAGATATATATGCATCTGTAACTTTAATACACTCCGTCAGAAAATCTGAGTGGCACTGAAAATGACACTGCAGTGTAGTATGCTGACTTTAAAAGATGATGGAGGCtttcaacaaaacacagagcaattGATTTAACAAACCTTCCCAGCCAACTAGATAAACCAAACATCTTCTGAGCCTGTGAAGTGAATCTGTGCTTGACTTAGCCTTTGCAACAATCAACTGctgagttgtttgtttgttttttgttgctctCTCTGTGCTGCCTGTCGACCTGAAGACCTTCcactcacacacacgcgcacacacacacacacacacacgcgcgcgcgcacacacacacacacacactcacacacacacacgccctgTCAAACACTTTCCAAAACACTCCCCACCTCCCTCCATCGCTTTAAACATTATCACCAGATGCTGGGCCCTGCGTAGATTCCTTTCCCCAGTCCCCACCCACCATAGCAGACCAACTTGTACTAATCAGGCCCTCCAGAGAGACAGTCCTGATGTAatcgtaaagtttattttaattgcaatttcGAGATACGCCTGATTCTGGCTCTGTTTGATATTTCTACCAGGGCAGGCAGTGCTGGGGGTTGTTCTCTGTTGCACAGTGGGGGCTGGGACTTTGAGCTCATTCCCCCTCCTTCGCTGCCTCACTGCCTGGGGCATGGAAAGCCAAGACTGGGAGAAATGAAAGGAATTCCAGCGCTGTCCTCATACCAGGGTGATCCAAGGATAAGAGAATCCAGCTCTTGTTTCCTTTTCATAGCTGCTACTAGAAAGTTTAGTCTCAAACAGCATAACTAATCTGGGGATAATTAAACCTTGAATAAAACATGCTTGCCTAATTATAAactttagaaatattaaaagaacatAAATAAGTTCAATGAGCAATGTTTTGAATGCCAGTCTGTTATCTTTATTGTTGAAAGGACTATTGATTCATATTGATTCACTGGGTGATGTGGACTCCACTCCCAAGGATCTCTTAGCTGGTCACATAGGCAAGGAAagaagttacttttttttcttttagagaaaaacatttttagaaggtAAAGAAAATATCGAAAGATAGTCCTTTAGAGTGAGATATAGTTACGGATGATAATTATAAACTTACAAATGATGTAGAAATTAGTTTTAATGTGTCTTATATTGAAGAAGTAATTGACAAACTATGCGtctcacacggtagagccttcatcgaaattgcactatcgctattagaaaattagttttctcattattttctttaaaacaacactttaaaacctCGATATACCTCAAACTTCTAATTTTTCTTCGGGTACCCTTCCACTGAGAATTTTATTTCGGAAAATAGTTATTAtattcataaaggatcacatatgtaatgagagaaaaaaaatttttttattaaagatatctgaatagagcaatattactgaaatgTCCCTGTCTCGGTTTGTTGCAGTTGAAAGATACTGAGttgacaggctgtgattgactGATTCACAGATGATGCCGTGACATAGCAGCGGGCAGCTACTGTCTGACAGAAGCCCGCTAGAGCTCAAACCAaaactgtgtactgtgtactgagAATTAAATCCTACAAAAGCCAGtgaattcatttattttactggaCATATATCTATTCCTCCATGCCCTACTCTGCTCACGTGCTAGGCCTTTTAGCATCTTTGCCTATTTAACAGATTGTTACCAGTTACAAACCAAAAATATACGTAGTTATGCCTTACAAATTAAACCAGGATAGGTACATTAGAGATTGAGAAATATACAGctttaacatgtttttcttttgtgcaaTATATCATTGTGATTTTGGTTATATGTTAGCAATGAATAAATATTTCTGAATCTTCATAATTATTGCACCTCCAGTAGAAAGTTGTTAGGAGGCACAGATTGTGTTTTTTGAAACACTGCGTATGTGCTGAGAAGCAGAGTAATGTTTTGGGAGTGTGCGAGATGcagttgcattatttatttagtttttaattgATAGTGCCCAGATAATTTAACCCCTATTAAGGATGTCTCCTCAACACAGCAACTCCTCACAACAGCTGTGGGATCTCCAGTGAAGATCATCCACTTGGCACTGCTAGGATGCAAAACTGCCaacccctgactgcatgactcgcCCTGCTCAACACATAGTGACGTACAGTTAATTTGGGAATATTTCAGGAACTCCCTGGTATGTGCTTACAGATGAAAAATGTATCCTGGAAATGAGTTGCAAATCTCCAAAGAGCTCAGCACAAAGAGAGTTTGGCAGGGAGTCTCTGGCCCTCAAGATGACGTATGTTACATAAGTGACACAGTTAAAGTCAAGGCTGATGTGCAGCCTGCTGTCGCAAACAAAGTTATTACAGTGTTTGAGCCTTCAAGCAATTGTGTCTAGTTCTAAGTATTTCAGAATGCATATAGGGATTTCTATGAAGCTGCTTTATTTGCATTTCAGCTTAAACACAATGTTTGTCATACAGCAGATCTGCTCAGTATCTCTCACTGAGCTCTTTGAAGTGAGGCTGTGGCAGTCAGGTTCTAAAAGAATAGGCGTCTTGGCTTATAAATGACAGTTACAGTAAAAGTTCCTTATAGGTTTCCCATAGTAGAAGcacatcaaagtgtaataaagcatagtgaaagcatagggaagcattgtaaagcccagagaggcatggcaaagcattttaaaacaagtacacagtaaactatggtaaatgcagagtacaaCCAAGGGAAAGGCATCTGCAAAACTGCCTATTGGAAGACCGGCTGTTTTCAAATCTCACAACCACTCTGAAATGAAGGTCAAACGGACTTGTTTGGGGTACAGGCTGTATTGTGCACATATTTCAAGGTGAACTCTTGACCGCACTACAATGTCATTTTCCAGTAGCAGCCTCTAAGGGCTCCTGGCAGTGAGCAAAGCATTAAGGGCTGTAAATGCATTTACTGAAACTGAAAACAAGAGAGGATTTACAAGACACGATTTACATGAGCCTGAGGGGTCTTTTTACCATTATAtgagtttatttttcatttccggTTACCTCTCACATAATATTGCTGTAACACACTGTTATTTTCAACACCTCCCTGGGACAGGGCGTCTCTTCCTGAAGACTGTTCATTTCTGTTTCACACACGCGGGTGTGTAAATAATCTAGATTGCATTTAGATGGGCAAATACCtttaaactgttaattatttgTTAGCAATACAAATTCATTAAATCTTTGACCATTTTAAAAGTGCACCTATTTCTATCAAACCCATATGAACCAACAATATTCTTTTGTTTACCTTATTTTAACATAGATCTGTTGGGTAAATATTAAGAAAAGATATAATttacctgatttaatttgctgttttgtttggaGTTTCCTGTAAAAAGAATCCTGCTTGTGCCTTGGGTTTGGAGTGAGGTCACATGACCCTCCATGCTTACACAATGGGGAAAAATGTATTCCATTGCAATGCAGTGCAATGTGGACTGTagctaattaataaaaacacttgtGACTCGAGCCTATATCCTTACACTCCCCAACAGTGAAAGAGTATCATCTCGTCTGCTTTCATCTTTAGTTGAGCTTTGGAGAATAGACAGCACTCTATACACCAGAAGATACATTTGAGACCATTATTACAGACTCAAAGAGGCCACCTAGCTGGAATTTTCATGTAAATAAAACTTGTTGCCAAGGCAATTGTTCAGGCCTTAAAGCAAGTTGGTTTTAAAGCAGTGTAGCCTCTTTCCTCTTTGAAATGATTTGAAAGAACGGTTCCTTGATTGCGTTAACATTTAAACAGCAGAATAAAGTAATTTTCCTATTGTCGCACAAAACCGCAGCCAGCTAACcactctactgtacagtatgtagtgtATTTCCCCCCCACAAaaagagattttgttttttcctaTGCAATTCCATTTGCGCCCACGTTTCCATGCATAATTTATTTCATTGCATAACTCAAGGACTGCAGAGAGCTCAGTTAGGGGGGGTAGATATAAGAGTCGATAACAGGAGAAAGTCATGAGGCATGTGGTTTAATGATGCTGTTTGATCCTGCTGAGTTTAAAGAGTGCTCACAGATTGAAATTGACGGAATCTGGCCGGAAGCTGAGAATCTCACCTTCCATCCTGATAGATACACATGGAGGTTCCAGGAACTGGTTTGATCTCATTGATTATACTGAGCAACCACTGCACCAGCAGTGCATTTGGATGTGATGGAACAGAATTAGTATTAAAAAGAGTTTATCTCAGGTTTGTACTACAGTAGTAAAATGtacaaacgtttcagctagtgccttcttcagtgtctGCCTGTGTTAGTTTCTTATACATTCGATTTATGAAACTATATGAGCTCTACCAGGGtgttttgtatatactgtacacatctGCAGAACACCAAAGATAAATATCTTCCCTCTGTTCTGGTAAGatgtttttgctttcttgttctgtGGTGTGTAAGCCAGTTACTCTGAGCCCATTCTGGAGTGTACATGCATCCTGTTGACTCTtagaaaaacagcaataaaaaataattacactACAAGCAGATTAAAACCAATTGCAACCAGGTTTCACCGAGTTGCAGACTGTTTCTCAGAAGACCCTGCTGGTTTTGGTAAAACATTTCAAgatcttaaaaaaaacagaaatatacagcACCGTCTTTTATACAGTTGACCTTACAtgccaaactttttttattttgtaattaagcacgttgttgcattgtaactgtACAACTATTTGTGTGATTACAGTGTTTAATTACATTGCATTGTTGCCACAATATTTTTAGCAATGTAAAGCCTTTTACTGTCTTATATACAAAATCTACTCTCACCAAATACCACTACTGGCACCAATTACTGAAGTTCCCTGTAAAGATGTACCTAtcgttataaaacaaaacacatatttaagaagataaacaaaacaaatacatacctAAAAGGTGTTAAAGAAAACTAATTAAAGCAATTTGTGTCAAACAAATAAAGTGTCACGCTATTTATGAGATTCATGGGTGTTGAAATGGCCCCATAAAAAATATAGCATCCTGAGGTCAGGATTTGAGCTTTTATATCCTCTACACAACTTTTGATATTTGGTAACTGTCtgaatatgtatttttgtgttgttgtaaaATAGGTGTAGAAAGCAGGGTGCAATGATAAAATCGCTATCATGATATGCAGGTCATGGTACGATGTGTATCACTATAATATATATTGCCAATGCAATTAATAGTGTGACCCACTAACCACTGCTGGTAACCCATTGCAGTGCTATATCAGTGCAACTGTACAGTGTCCACTTTTTTACAAACCATTTGCCATTTGTAGTAGTGCTGGAGTCTGCTAATGATTCTAGCTTGGGTTTTTCCAGGATCATCCACTGGTATTGTACTAAGAAAGTGCTTTACTAAGACAACCCCACTGTGCCACCCAATCCTTGAACCCAGGTCCCAGCTGCATCCTAATCAGAGGGTGCGTTTATTCAGCCAGTGAGTCCCCAGGCACAGCACGGCTCTTAGCCCTAACAGTTTCTTTGGACAGGACATGAAGGCTCCAGGCACGCTGGAGTTTATGGGCTGTAAGAATCGTAGAAacatattgtaaaaaataattaaatgaggAAAGATCACGAAAGATGCTGTGATTGCCCGGAAGGAACAATAAAAATTAATAAGGGGGTAAACTTGGCTGCTAACGAGCCCTACTGAGGGTAATTACTGTTTGTGAGAAATACTTCTTTGGAAGGTGCCAGTTTGATTTTTAACTAAGTCAGCACTTTCAATGGCTCTAATGGAAAATGATATCAATTGGCTATCATCTTTCCCATGGCACAGCGTTATTCCTTTAATACACAGATGGTGCCCTGGTGTCAGTCCTTTTGCTACTGCAAGAATGATTACACATACAGATTGGGAAACAATTGAGCTTGACTTCAGTACACTGCCCAGACAGCCGTGATTCATTAACCTGGCTTGCAGAATTGTAACATTTAATatactttaaaaatgtgtaaattacaaacataaataaaacacacacagtggCCCTGCACACTTTTCTCCTGTGCATGTTATGTTattacttaaaaacaaaatacgTAATGCAAAAAGTTACATAACAATTAGCAGACCTGTCTTGTAAAAATGTACAggtgacagaaatacaaacatGAATGCAGAAACCTCCAATCATATCCATTCACAGGAACAAGTGTTATTTTATGATtgatgactggtttcacagaccatgagcagcactaatcttggacaaccCTACCTGAGATAACatcaggtagtccaagattagtgctgatcagggtctgtgaaaccagccattagctTTTAAAGTTATGGAGATACATTTTGGTTATACTATAAGTTAGCACATAGTTTGCTGGGTGTCTGTTATTGTTATAGCATAGCATTACTGGCTGCTCAAACCGTGCGAAAGGATTTCTGTTACAGTAAGTGACActctgcgcacacacacacacacacacacacacacacacaaatattgtACACGGGatgatacatacatacagacgtgctcaaatttgttggtacccctccacaaaaaacgaagaatgcacaattttctctgaaataacttgaaactgacaaaagtaattggcatctaccattgtttattccatatttaatagaaatcagactttgcttttgattttttattcaacataatattgtaaataagaaaacaaatgaaaatggcatggacaaaaatgatgggaccgctaacctaatattttgttgcacaacctttagaggcaatcactgcaatcaaacgttttctgtagctctcaatgagacttctgcacctgttaacaggtagtttggcccactcttcctgaccaaactgctccagctgtctcaggtttgatgggtgccttctccagactgcaagtttcagctctttccatagatgttcgataggattcagatcaggactcatagaaggccacttcagaatagtccaatgttttgttcttatccattcttgggtgcttttagctgtgtgttttgggtcattatcctgttggaggacccatgacctgcgactgagacagcgctttctgacactgggcagtacgtttcgctccagaatgccttgatagtcttgagatttcattgtgccctgcacagattcaaggcaccctgtgccaggcacagcaaagcagccccaaaacataaccgagcctcctccatgtttcactgtaggtatggtgttcttttctttgaaagcttcatttttccgtctgtgaacatagagctgatgtgacttgccagaaagctccagttttgactcatctgtccaaaggacattctcccagaaggattgtggcttgtcaatatgcattttagcaaattccagtctggcttttttatgtttttctttcaaaagtggagtcctcctgggtcttcttccatggagcccactttcgctcaaaaagcgatggatggtgtgatcagaaactgacgtaccttcaccttggagttcaacttgtatctctttggcagttatccttggttctttttctaccattcgcactatccttctgttcaatctggggtcgattttcctcttgcggccgcgcccagggaggttggctacagttccatggaccttaaactgttgtcacaggaacatcaagctgcttggagatggtcttgtagcctttacctttaccatgcttgtctattattttctttctgatctcctcagacaactctctcctttgctttctctggtccatgttcagtgtggtgcacacaatgataccaaacagcacagtgactacttttctccatttaaataggctgaatgactgatttcaAGAtcggagacatgtgtgatactaattaaagaaactaattagtttgaaatatcactataatacaataatttattatcttttctaaggggtaccaacaaatgtgtccaggccattttagaatatctttgtagaataagcaataattcatctcttttcacagcttctttgctttattctatgacataccaaaggcatgcaagtattcatgataaaacagcttttaatttcatcacttttcaggaggaatgaagcattatttcaatgagctgtaagggtaccaacaaatttgagcacatctgtatatatatatatatatatatatatatatatatatatatatatatatatatatatatatatatatatatatatatatatatgtgacaagTGTAATCTCCCTGCCATTGACTTTCATTGGGTTCCTGATAACAAGACATAGTGTAGTTTggataaacacacacagcaaagAGTCCATGGCAACAGCAGCTTGTCATCAAGTCTACAGACTCACACTTCTTTATTTAAAGACCTTAATAAAGGaaataccaaactcttgtcataTAATAGCAATAACGATGGGGCACACACAACACTCTCCCTTCATAGTATATTATTTGCATCCACTCAGGAGACTAGCTCCTACACACTGCACTTATTGCCTAAATAATCATCAGGTCATTACCAATTTTAAAGTGATTACGCTAACATGCTGTAACTACCTAATAGTTACATGAGATAAGATACATTTGCCAAACAATTCAGCAGCGTTTATGTAACAAATCTGTGCGCTGGCTGTTACAGGAAAGCCTTCTTCAAAGAAAACACAGGGCTTTCATATCCACCTCACAGACGCATGCTGACTCGACAGGAGAATGCAGCATTAAATACTGCAGTCACAGACAAAACAAAGGCAACCACCAGTGTGGTAACAGTGGAAATATCAAGTTTATCTGCCAGCCCTGGATACATGTCCTTTTCAAGTGTGTTTCCCTGGGGGAACATACTGCATGGGCAGGGCCAAGACAAAACGACTGAAAGAAATGTTTACTCTAAGTACTATAACTAGAGTGCGTGATTAGTGTACAACGAGAGCACAGTACACCAAACACTAATTACAGTTCATTTTTGTGATGTGCTttggtctttcttttttttaagttcctggttttgaattattaaaaaaaatcagcagtagactgctgtgctgttctgagaatgggagcctttgtgacatTTGTTTCTCAACACATGTTGCGTCATTGCAGGTTACAGGGTGACAGGACTGAGAATTCCAGTGAGAGAGAATGGCCGGGAGATTCCACTGCACAGACACAGGTTAACACTAATCTTGGGCTCCCTTACCTACATTTTAAACCGTGGCTGGATTTGTGTTGTTTCCTCCTAGTTATACACCATTTGTTTTGTATCACCAAGAAATTTGGAGTAGATGTTGGGAAAGTCGTTTTCTGAACTGGATTTGAAGCTGAGACTAGAAAGGAAGGATCGGTCCCAGCTCTCACTTGAAGACAATAAAGGAAAAACACAACTTCAATCAAAAGATTTGTAGCAATCTGCCCATTTAATTTGTGGATCTCCTTACAATTGACCTTATACAACGGAGAATTGTATTACATCACTGTATTCCCATCAGTTCACTCAACATCCATTACTGACAGCAAAGAAGTCCTGCTTGTagtttaaaaatcaatttaaagaTAAACAGGCAATCTGGATATGATCTCAATGTCATTGTCGTCACAAGTGTTCTTTCTCAACTCTTTCATGTAGCTGCTCCCCTACCAATGCACCACTCCGGCTCCACCATACAAGGGCTCACATTAGAGCTGCACGAACCGATTACTCGACTATTAGGatcgagctctccacagaaatcataGGCTCTGACAATCAGGGGAGGGGCTTTGGGGTAGATTGGGCTAATtaaccattcagagtgaaacaagtgaagaaacagctgcttggatttgtgtggatcgctgttctccacagtgcAGCACTAACTCATATACAGCTAGCCGGGCTGATTTTAGGCCCTTGGTGGGCAGGTGCTTGTATATCAAAGACTGCTCAAATCTCAAATGTATTGATGCTATAGGTGCCTAGAGTTTTCTGACACTgattttttacattgttttctaACAGCAGTAGCTAATACACCAAACTCTGTGAACCCACTGCATTCTTCCCTGAAGACCAGCAGTCTAACTAATATTAATACTAAAAGCCCTGGGTTCTAGAACCAGCAGCCCAGCGGGTACATGGTTTTtctgtcattaaaataaaaagcatcagTAGTAAGAAAATACAGCCCTTGACAGCCCTCTGGAAATTATAAACCCATCAAGGAACTGTACCCCACAATGGTTATCCGTCCCTTAAATAAGGAATTAGCCAGGATAGGGTTCAGTTTGCCTGGAAAGGTATGCTTTACTTATAAATCAGGCAGGTTTCTATGGATCGCAGCAGTTCTATTCTATCATTTCTTACTAATAGTAAAACTGAGAGGTCCTCCTCTACCTACAGACATGCCGTCTGACTAAGTCCCCTCACTGATAGGGCCCTGTATAGTTTTTCTCCCATTGAGAATACTGATGTTCTAGCTGGTCCAATAGCTTTTCCAGAGAGTCCTCGTGGCTCTCCAGTTTGATGTACCGCTTCATGTTGCAAAGGTCCAGCCTTGGCCAGCTCCGGTTCTTGCGCTCCTCCAACGGAGCCCCTAACTGCACTCCTCCCCGGCCCAGATCTAAGGAATTGGAATGGCCGGCCAAGTTCAGGCAAACATCAGAGCTGAACTCTTTTCTGCAAGAGTCTTGGACAATGATCTCTCCCCTGGAAAAAGGGTCCACATTTGGCCCAGCCGCCATTGAGTGACCTCCTGCCAGGCCACCTCTATCGGAAGTTCTACCACTGCTGAAGGTACTTCCAGTTGGTTCCTCTGGAGAGGCACATTGCTCTGCAGCAGCACTGACTGAGAGACCTGTTTCGATCAGCCGGTTGTTGAGTTTGATAACAGGCAGGGAGGGGGTATTGGTGCTGGAGCTAAACCCTGCAGTCTCCACAGTCTGGCAGGAGAGGACGTTGATGTTCCCCTTGCTGGAGTTGCAGGAATCGGAGTGGACGCTGCAGAGGGACAGGGTCGGAGAAGGTTCCTTGTGGTGCAGCAGCTGGACTTTGGTCTGGAGACAGTCAGGTTGGTAGCAATCCACCCACTTGCCTCCGTGGTTGGGCTGCGTCTGCAGACAGAGACAATCGGATCCCACCAGCTCCTCCAAGCAACGGATGTTCAGATCAGCAGAGGACAGGTT encodes:
- the LOC131701584 gene encoding transmembrane protein 200A-like, translated to MTAARGTGADHAMRSQEPWRLAQPSPTHQRLLRFGCRSKREPSIKGKLRIKSPPGAFLILGVFVVLVGTAVAVAGYWPHRGQRGGSVSHAGGGLNDSRPSRRVVGGRTILSTPHLLHHDRMKLLGPVIMGVGLFIVICANTMLYENRDKETQLLLTQEMICSIKATGLFDNQDNTGSRHYQWMTNLSSADLNIRCLEELVGSDCLCLQTQPNHGGKWVDCYQPDCLQTKVQLLHHKEPSPTLSLCSVHSDSCNSSKGNINVLSCQTVETAGFSSSTNTPSLPVIKLNNRLIETGLSVSAAAEQCASPEEPTGSTFSSGRTSDRGGLAGGHSMAAGPNVDPFSRGEIIVQDSCRKEFSSDVCLNLAGHSNSLDLGRGGVQLGAPLEERKNRSWPRLDLCNMKRYIKLESHEDSLEKLLDQLEHQYSQWEKNYTGPYQ